One genomic window of Solanum stenotomum isolate F172 chromosome 9, ASM1918654v1, whole genome shotgun sequence includes the following:
- the LOC125875601 gene encoding poly(A)-specific ribonuclease PARN, whose product MKKLCMWKSLSTTRQLSHAPTTVLTTRRRTLSSSSSFDIKNVTKSNFESALKDLRGLLRDADFVAVDLEMTGVTSAPWRESFDYDRYDISYLKVKDSAEKFAVVQFGVCPFRWDSHKQSFIAHPHNFYIFPRQEIPGSNQSREFLCQTTSLDFLAKYQFDFNLCVREGISYLSRSQEKEALERISSIYMDESSDSVFGLSEDADFPLVRMADVLFAERMKNTIREWRDSLLSKGSSSSEIKQISTDPSQRFQMVFFKTRPGLALSDFTSRQLRVIKAVTKKHFKDLAYIRVAGEAASPQQLIVYTDSNDDRNLLMKEVKDGLRKEAEMKVESAVGFRHVIDLLSSKRKLIVDHNCFLDVAHMYSKFIGPLPSTAEDYVSSLQKLFPTIVDTKILLNANGVFRQTLNKSNTSLSRAFVSICPHIALGIKTSSLADRPCVDVEVQVDEKRSSNWNSGAKHEAGYDAFMTGCIFAQACNHLGIDFTLHVLGGDLAKETKLQNYINRLYLSWVSGNVIDLSSGKCTPDSSASSNLKSRYQDISFPSIILLWGLPSKLKAKEIRACIAQAFGPSSVSSVYHLDESAVFIQFSKPELVSKFLELKETLSRNSDPISVLHPLSNILNGENTHAATYDVYQQICSSSISKKLFADQAEAVGIKHKTVSSRAERGKKGNQVFDKETEVRMFDEKADDLMSSPYGCSETDRSAESFYLDEVLASK is encoded by the exons ATGAAGAAGCTGTGTATGTGGAAATCTTTATCAACTACGCGCCAATTATCCCACGCTCCGACCACCGTTTTGACTACGCGCCGCCGCACactctcttcatcttcttccttcgATATTAAGAATGTTACCAAATCAAACTTTGAATCAGCTCTCAAGGACCTACGAGGTCTTCTACGGGACGCCGATTTCGTAGCTGTAGACTTGGAAATGACCGGAGTCACCAGTGCACCTTGGAGAGAATCATTCGATTACGACCGGTATGATATTAGCTACCTCAAAGTTAAGGATTCCGCCGAAAAGTTCGCCGTCGTTCAGTTCGGTGTTTGTCCCTTCCGGTGGGATTCTCACAAGCAATCCTTTATCGCTCATCC ACACAACTTCTACATATTCCCACGGCAAGAAATTCCTGGTAGCAACCAATCCCGTGAGTTCCTTTGCCAGACAACATCACTTGATTTCTTGGCAAAATACCAGTTTGATTTCAATTTGTGCGTACGTGAAG GAATCTCTTATTTATCCAGAAGCCAAGAAAAGGAGGCACTGGAACGTATAAGTTCAATATACATGGATGAATCATCAGATTCCGTGTTTGGCTTGAGTGAAGATGCAGACTTCCCACTGGTTAGGATGGCAGATGTTCTATTTGCTGAGAGAATGAAGAACACAATAAGGGAATGGCGTGATAGTTTGTTAAGTAAGGGAAGCAGTAGCTctgaaattaaacaaatatcAACTGATCCAAGTCAGagatttcaaatggttttctTCAAGACCCGTCCAGGCCTTGCCCTTAGTGATTTTACTTCTCGCCAACTAAGGGTGATTAAAGCG GTCACTAAAAAGCATTTCAAAGATCTTGCCTATATCCGAGTAGCAGGTGAAGCAGCATCTCCACAGCAATTGATTGTCTATACAGATTCCAATGATGACAGAAATCTACTGATG AAAGAGGTGAAGGACGGCCTTCGTAAAGAAGCGGAAATGAAGGTCGAATCTGCTGTTGGATTTCGACATGTTATTGATCTTCTTTCATCAAAGCGAAAGTTGATTGTCGATCACAATTGCTTTCTTG ATGTGGCGCATATGTACAGTAAATTCATTGGTCCACTACCTTCAACCGCTGAGGATTATGTATCTTCCCTTCAGAAGCTCTTTCCTACCATAGTGGACACCAAGATACTCTTGAATGCAAACGGTGTTTTTCGACAGACTTTAAATAAAAGCAACACCTCACTATCCAGAGCATTTGTCTCTATCTGTCCTCATATTGCTTTAGGTATCAAAACATCTAGTTTGGCTGATAGACCATGTGTAGACGTGGAGGTTCAAGTAGATGAAAAAAG ATCCTCGAACTGGAACTCAGGAGCCAAGCATGAAGCTGGATATGATGCATTCATGACTGGATGCATTTTTGCACAGGCGTGCAATCATCTAGGCATTGATTTCACCCTCCATGTGCTTGGTGGAGATTTAGCAAAGGAGACAAAGCTTCAGAATTATATCAACCGCCTTTACCTTAGTTGGGTTAGTGGTAACGTCATTGATCTAAGTAGTGGGAAATGTACACCAGACTCCTCAGCTTCTAGTAACCTCAAAAGTCGGTACCAGGATATCTCATTTCCTAGCATCATTCTGTTGTGGGGATTGCCATCTAAACTAAAAGCAAAGGAGATAAGAGCTTGTATAGCACAAGCCTTTGGCCCAAGTTCTGTTTCCTCAGTCTACCATTTGGATGAAAGCGCTGTCTTTATTCAGTTTAGCAAGCCAGAACTGGTTTCTAAGTTTCTAGAATTGAAGGAAACTCTAAGTAGGAACAGTGATCCAATTTCCGTGTTGCATCCTCTTTCAAATATTCTGAACGGAGAAAACACTCACGCAGCTACCTACGATGTATATCAACAAATATGCAGTTCATCCATCTCAAAGAAATTATTCGCAGATCAAGCTGAAGCTGTTGGTATCAAGCACAAAACAGTGTCATCCAGGGCAGAACGAGGGAAAAAGGGAAACCAGGTATTTGATAAAGAAACAGAAGTTAGGATGTTCGATGAGAAAGCAGATGATCTGATGAGTTCACCATATGGCTGCTCTGAAACAGATCGATCAGCGGAATCTTTTTACCTAGATGAAGTTCTGGCAAGCAAATAG